Proteins encoded together in one Pseudoroseomonas cervicalis window:
- a CDS encoding glutathione S-transferase N-terminal domain-containing protein: protein MRLHGYRHCAATTRVRIALSLKGVETVSVTLRDPPCSPLMLATAPQGGLLPVLELPDGQVLRQSLAILEWLEEMWPSPPLLPPDPMTRARVRAFALALTADMEPLYSPRVLERLRGTGASEGEAQLWGRRAIAEGLEACEALLDHGGEGPFCFGAEPGLADICLVPQLQEARRFGVALGFPRLLAAEAASLTLPAFQATQPEVIHAS, encoded by the coding sequence ATGCGCCTGCATGGCTACCGCCACTGCGCCGCGACCACGCGGGTCCGGATCGCCCTGTCCCTGAAGGGGGTGGAGACGGTCTCGGTCACCCTGCGCGATCCGCCTTGCAGCCCGCTGATGCTGGCCACCGCGCCGCAGGGCGGCCTGCTGCCGGTGCTGGAGCTGCCGGATGGCCAGGTGCTGCGCCAGTCGCTGGCCATCCTCGAATGGCTTGAGGAGATGTGGCCGAGCCCGCCGCTGCTGCCGCCCGACCCGATGACCCGCGCCCGGGTGCGCGCCTTCGCCCTGGCGCTGACCGCCGATATGGAACCGCTCTACAGCCCGCGCGTGCTGGAGCGGCTGCGCGGCACCGGCGCCTCGGAAGGCGAGGCCCAGCTCTGGGGCCGCCGCGCCATCGCCGAGGGGCTGGAAGCCTGCGAGGCGCTGCTCGACCATGGCGGGGAAGGGCCCTTCTGCTTCGGCGCCGAGCCGGGCCTGGCCGATATCTGCCTGGTGCCCCAGCTGCAGGAGGCGCGGCGCTTCGGCGTCGCCCTCGGTTTCCCGCGCCTGCTGGCGGCCGAGGCCGCCAGCCTGACCCTGCCCGCCTTCCAGGCGACCCAGCCCGAGGTGATCCATGCGTCGTGA